A window of Mycolicibacterium fluoranthenivorans contains these coding sequences:
- a CDS encoding malate dehydrogenase — protein MSKIVTVTGAAGQIGYAALFHIGAGALLGRDVPVTLRLLELPGAIRAAEGVVMELVDSAFDLLVDIEIHDDPVRAFDGVDVALLVGARPRSKGMERADLLAANAAIFAEAGKALNSGAGSDVRIVVVGNPANTNALVASAHAPDIPASRFTALTRLDHNRAVAALAAHAGVHVTEVSRVTVWGNHSPTMYPDIFHAEVGGHPGAEFAADTDWLAKDFIPTVATRGTAIIEARGTSSAASAANAAIDHVRDWVDGTDPADWTSVALPSPGVYGIPEGVVASLPVRAIDGAWQIVEGLDINEFSRARIDASVAELLDERSAVERLGLL, from the coding sequence GTGAGCAAGATCGTCACGGTGACCGGCGCCGCCGGCCAGATCGGCTACGCCGCCCTGTTCCACATCGGCGCCGGCGCTCTGCTCGGCCGCGATGTGCCCGTCACCCTGCGGCTGCTGGAACTGCCCGGCGCGATCCGGGCCGCCGAGGGTGTGGTGATGGAACTCGTGGACAGCGCCTTCGATCTGCTGGTCGACATCGAGATCCACGACGATCCCGTGCGCGCCTTCGACGGTGTCGACGTCGCCCTGCTGGTGGGCGCGCGGCCGCGCAGCAAGGGAATGGAACGAGCCGACCTGCTGGCCGCCAACGCCGCGATATTCGCCGAGGCGGGCAAGGCCCTGAACTCCGGCGCGGGCAGCGATGTGCGCATCGTGGTGGTCGGCAATCCCGCCAACACCAACGCCCTGGTCGCCTCCGCGCACGCACCCGACATCCCGGCGAGCAGATTCACCGCGCTCACCCGACTCGACCACAACCGGGCGGTGGCCGCGCTGGCCGCCCACGCCGGGGTGCACGTCACCGAGGTCTCCCGGGTGACGGTGTGGGGTAACCACTCCCCGACCATGTACCCGGACATCTTCCACGCCGAAGTGGGCGGCCATCCCGGTGCCGAGTTCGCCGCCGACACTGATTGGCTGGCAAAGGATTTCATCCCGACGGTGGCCACCCGCGGCACCGCCATCATCGAGGCACGCGGCACCTCCTCGGCGGCGTCGGCCGCCAACGCCGCCATCGACCACGTCCGCGACTGGGTGGACGGCACCGACCCGGCGGACTGGACGTCGGTCGCGCTGCCGTCACCCGGCGTCTACGGCATCCCCGAGGGTGTGGTGGCCTCCCTGCCGGTCCGCGCGATCGACGGCGCCTGGCAGATCGTCGAGGGCCTGGACATCAACGAGTTCTCCCGCGCCCGCATCGACGCCTCGGTGGCCGAGCTGCTCGACGAGCGGTCCGCGGTGGAACGACTGGGCCTGCTCTAA
- a CDS encoding acetyl/propionyl/methylcrotonyl-CoA carboxylase subunit alpha: MPSHASSKISKVLVANRGEIAVRVIRAAKDAGLTSVAVYAEPDADAPHVRLADEAFALGGQTSAESYLVFEKLLDAAAKSGANAIHPGYGFLSENADFAQAVLDAGLIWIGPSPQSIRDLGDKVTARHIAARAQAPLVPGTPDPVKDADEILAFAKEYGLPIAIKAAFGGGGRGMKVARTLEEIPELFESATREAVAAFGRGECFVERYLDKPRHVEAQVIADTHGNVVVAGTRDCSLQRRFQKLVEEAPAPFLTDAQRKEIHESAKRICKEAGYYGAGTVEYLVGQDGLISFLEVNTRLQVEHPVTEETSGIDLVLQQFKIANGEALDITEDPTPRGHSFEFRINGEDAGRGFLPAPGPVSKFEPPTGPGVRMDSGVETGSVIGGQFDSMLAKLIVSGATREEALARSRRALAEFHVEGLATVIPFHRAVVSDPAFIGDGEKFDVHTRWIETEWDNTVEPFTAGEPLDEEDNLPRQKVVVEVGGRRLEVSLPGDLALGGGGGAAAGVIRKKPKPRKRGASGATAASGDSVTAPMQGTVVKVAVEEGQTVAAGDLVVVLEAMKMENPVTAHKDGTITGLAVEAGAAITQGTVIAEIK, translated from the coding sequence GTGCCCAGTCACGCCAGCTCGAAAATCTCCAAGGTGCTTGTCGCCAACCGCGGGGAGATCGCTGTCCGTGTGATCCGTGCCGCCAAGGACGCCGGGCTGACCAGCGTGGCCGTCTACGCCGAGCCCGACGCCGACGCGCCGCACGTGCGGCTCGCCGACGAGGCGTTCGCTCTGGGCGGCCAGACCTCGGCTGAGTCCTATCTGGTGTTCGAGAAGCTCCTCGACGCCGCCGCCAAGTCCGGCGCCAACGCGATCCACCCCGGTTACGGCTTCCTCTCGGAGAACGCCGACTTCGCCCAGGCCGTCCTCGACGCCGGCCTGATCTGGATCGGCCCGAGCCCGCAGTCCATCCGCGATCTCGGCGACAAGGTCACCGCACGGCACATCGCCGCGCGCGCCCAGGCCCCGCTGGTGCCCGGCACCCCGGACCCGGTCAAGGACGCCGACGAGATCCTCGCCTTCGCCAAGGAGTACGGCCTTCCCATCGCCATCAAGGCCGCCTTCGGCGGTGGCGGCCGCGGCATGAAGGTCGCCCGCACGCTCGAAGAGATCCCCGAACTGTTCGAGTCGGCCACCCGTGAGGCCGTCGCCGCCTTCGGCCGCGGCGAGTGCTTCGTCGAGCGCTACCTCGACAAGCCGCGCCACGTCGAGGCCCAGGTCATCGCCGACACCCACGGCAACGTCGTCGTCGCCGGTACCCGTGACTGCTCGCTGCAGCGCCGCTTCCAGAAGCTGGTCGAAGAGGCACCCGCGCCGTTCCTGACGGACGCGCAGCGCAAGGAGATCCACGAGTCGGCCAAGCGCATCTGCAAGGAGGCCGGTTACTACGGTGCGGGCACCGTCGAGTACCTGGTCGGCCAGGACGGCCTGATCTCCTTCCTCGAGGTCAACACCCGCCTGCAGGTGGAACACCCGGTCACCGAGGAGACCTCGGGTATCGACCTGGTGCTGCAGCAGTTCAAGATCGCCAACGGCGAAGCCCTCGACATCACCGAGGATCCGACCCCGCGCGGGCACTCCTTCGAATTCCGGATCAACGGTGAGGACGCCGGTCGCGGCTTCCTGCCCGCCCCCGGCCCGGTGTCGAAGTTCGAGCCGCCGACCGGCCCCGGCGTACGCATGGATTCCGGTGTGGAGACCGGCTCCGTCATCGGCGGGCAGTTCGACTCGATGCTGGCCAAGCTGATCGTCTCGGGTGCCACCCGCGAAGAGGCCCTGGCCAGAAGTCGCCGAGCCCTCGCTGAATTCCATGTCGAAGGCCTCGCGACCGTCATCCCGTTCCACCGTGCCGTCGTCAGCGACCCGGCATTCATCGGTGACGGCGAGAAGTTCGATGTGCACACCCGCTGGATCGAGACCGAGTGGGACAACACCGTCGAGCCGTTCACCGCCGGCGAACCGCTGGATGAGGAAGACAACCTGCCCCGCCAGAAGGTGGTCGTCGAGGTCGGCGGACGCCGCCTCGAGGTCTCGCTGCCGGGCGATCTCGCCCTGGGCGGCGGCGGTGGCGCCGCGGCCGGGGTGATCCGTAAGAAGCCCAAGCCGCGCAAGCGGGGTGCCTCCGGCGCCACGGCTGCGTCCGGCGACTCGGTCACCGCTCCGATGCAGGGCACCGTGGTGAAGGTGGCCGTCGAAGAGGGCCAGACCGTCGCCGCCGGCGACCTGGTCGTGGTGCTGGAAGCCATGAAGATGGAGAACCCGGTCACCGCGCACAAGGACGGCACCATCACCGGGCTGGCCGTCGAAGCCGGTGCCGCCATCACCCAGGGCACCGTGATCGCCGAAATCAAGTAA
- a CDS encoding SufE family protein gives MSAMPSALAEVVAEFQEMTGQDKLALLLEFANELPPLPAHLEEAAMEPVPECQSPLFLDVDAADRDAVRLYFSAPAEAPTTRGFAAILAAGLDGQSASDILAVPDDFYADLGLAALISPLRLRGMSAMLARIKRRLQTA, from the coding sequence TCGCCGAGGTGGTCGCCGAGTTCCAGGAGATGACGGGCCAGGACAAGCTTGCGCTGCTGCTGGAGTTCGCCAATGAGCTGCCACCCCTGCCCGCCCACCTCGAAGAGGCGGCGATGGAGCCGGTTCCCGAATGCCAGTCACCGTTGTTCCTCGATGTGGACGCGGCCGACCGGGACGCCGTGCGCCTGTACTTCAGCGCACCGGCCGAGGCCCCGACCACCCGGGGCTTCGCCGCCATCCTCGCGGCGGGGCTGGACGGCCAGTCGGCATCCGACATCCTGGCCGTGCCCGACGACTTCTACGCCGATCTGGGGCTGGCCGCGTTGATCAGCCCGCTACGCCTGCGCGGGATGTCTGCCATGCTCGCCCGGATCAAACGGCGCCTGCAGACGGCGTGA